In Prunus dulcis chromosome 1, ALMONDv2, whole genome shotgun sequence, the following are encoded in one genomic region:
- the LOC117615272 gene encoding receptor protein-tyrosine kinase CEPR2, whose translation MATQVLLSSLQFLLAAFKLTIFLSLLFPPCMALKFETEALLDFKGQLKDPLSFLDSWNETAESPCGFFGVTCELGRVNGISLDNKNLSGEISPSIGVLDSLTTLSLPLNNITGRLPAQLTRCGNLRVLNLTGNKMMGRIPDLSALANLKILDLSANSFSAAFPSWVTNLTGLVSLGLGENDFDEGEIPEGLGNLKNLTWLYLVASQLRGEIPESVYEMKALQTLGMSKNKLSGKLSKSISKLQSLHKIELFYNNLTGEIPPELANLALLREFDISSNKFYGKLPSVIGNLKNLVVFQLYGNNFSGEFPAGFGDMEHLSAVSIYGNRFSGEFPTNFGRFSPLASIDISENLFSGGFPKFLCEQGKLQFLLALDNNFSGELPDSYAHCKSLERFRVNQNRLSGKIPTEVWSLPNAKIVDFSDNDFSGGVSPSIGFSTSLNQLILQNNRFSGNLPLELGKLSTLERLYLSNNNFSGDIPSEIGALKQLSSLHLEQNSLTGPIPSELGNCVRLVDMNLAWNSLTGNIPSTFSLISSLNSLNLSENKLTGSIPENLVKLKLSSIDLSGNQLSGRVPSDLLTMGGDKAFNGNKGLCVDQYSRSRTNSGMNICTKKPSQKKVLENKLALFSIIASALVAILAGLLLVSYKNFKLGEADRENDLEGGKEIDPKWKLASFHQLEIDADEICALEEENLIGSGSTGRVYRIDLKKGGGTVAVKQLWKADGMKLLTAEMDILGKIRHRNILKLYACLVKGGSSLLVFEYMPNGNLFEALHRQIKGGQPELDWYQRYKIALGAARGISYLHHDCSPPIIHRDIKSTNILLNNDYEPKVADFGVAKIAENSQKGSDYSSLAGTHGYIAPELAYTPKVNEKCDVYSFGVVLLELVTGRRPIEEDYGEGKDIVYWVSTNLSDRENVVKILDDKVANKSVLDDMIKVLKVAVLCTTKLPSLRPTMRDVIKMLTDADPSTFRSPKSNSDKNGKHFSSHELLI comes from the exons ATGGCCACCCAAGTCCTACTTTCTTCCCTCCAGTTTTTGCTAGCGGCTTTCAAGTTGACCATTTTCCTCTCTTTGCTTTTCCCGCCTTGTATGGCTCTAAAGTTTGAAACTGAGGCCCTCCTTGATTTCAAAGGGCAGCTCAAAGACCCTTTGAGCTTTCTTGATTCCTGGAATGAGACAGCGGAGTCGCCTTGCGGTTTCTTCGGAGTTACTTGCGAATTGGGGAGAGTCAATGGAATTTCTCTTGACAACAAGAACCTCTCTGGTGAGATTTCACCCTCCATTGGTGTGCTGGACAGCCTCACCACGCTTTCGCTGCCTTTGAACAACATTACAGGAAGGCTTCCGGCGCAACTCACTCGTTGTGGCAACCTTAGAGTATTAAATCTCACCGGCAATAAAATGATGGGAAGAATCCCAGATCTTTCTGCACTTGCAAACTTGAAAATTCTTGATCTTTCAGCAAACTCCTTCTCCGCGGCGTTCCCATCTTGGGTGACGAATCTGACAGGGTTGGTTTCTCTGGGCCTTGGGGAAAATGACTTTGATGAAGGTGAGATTCCTGAGGGGCTTGGAAACTTGAAGAACTTGACTTGGCTGTATCTGGTGGCTTCCCAGTTGAGAGGAGAGATTCCGGAATCTGTTTATGAAATGAAGGCATTGCAGACGTTGGGTATGTCGAAAAACAAGCTCTCTGGGAAGCTCTCTAAGTCGATTTCCAAGCTACAAAGTCTCCATAAGATTGAacttttttataacaatttgACTGGAGAAATCCCACCGGAGCTTGCTAATCTCGCCCTTCTGCGGGAATTCGATATCTCTTCAAACAAATTTTATGGGAAACTGCCTTCGGTGATAGGAAATCTGAAGAATTTAGTGGTTTTTCAGTTATACGGAAACAATTTCTCTGGGGAATTTCCAGCTGGGTTTGGAGATATGGAACACCTTTCTGCAGTCTCAATTTATGGAAACAGATTTTCTGGGGAATTTCCCACAAATTTTGGCAGATTCTCACCTTTGGCAAGCATTGACATATCCGAAAATCTGTTTTCAGGTGGTTTCCCAAAGTTTCTTTGTGAACAAGGCAAGTTACAATTTTTGCTTGCTTTGGACAACAATTTTTCTGGGGAGCTGCCAGATTCTTATGCTCACTGTAAATCTCTAGAGAGATTCAGAGTCAATCAGAATCGTTTGTCTGGGAAAATTCCAACTGAGGTTTGGTCACTTCCGAACGCGAAAATTGTCGATTTTAGTGATAACGACTTTAGCGGAGGGGTATCCCCCAGCATTGGGTTTTCAACCAGCTTGAATCAGTTGATATTGCAGAACAATAGATTTTCAGGTAATCTTCCACTGGAACTTGGGAAGCTGTCTACCTTGGAGAGGCTCTATTTGAGTAATAACAACTTCTCTGGTGACATACCTTCTGAAATTGGTGCGCTAAAGCAGCTGTCATCATTGCATCTTGAACAAAATTCTTTGACAGGACCAATACCATCAGAACTGGGAAATTGTGTTAGGTTGGTGGACATGAATCTTGCTTGGAATTCTTTAACTGGTAATATCCCCAGTACATTTTCACTGATAAGCTCTTTGAACTCTCTAAATCTGTCGGAAAATAAACTCACAGGTTCGATTCCAGAAAATTTGGTGAAATTGAAGCTAAGTTCTATAGATTTGTCAGGCAATCAGTTATCTGGAAGAGTACCGTCTGATCTTCTGACCATGGGAGGAGACAAAGCCTTCAATGGAAACAAGGGACTCTGCGTAGACCAATATTCCAGAAGCCGTACGAATTCTGGGATGAATATTTGCACTAAGAAGCCTAGTCAGAAAAAGGtgcttgaaaataaactggcTTTATTCTCCATTATAGCATCTGCATTGGTTGCTATTTTAGCTGGATTGCTGCTGGTCAGTTACAAGAACTTCAAGCTTGGTGAGGCTGACAGAGAAAATGATTTGGAAGGGGGGAAGGAAATAGATCCCAAATGGAAACTTGCATCTTTTCACCAATTGGAAATAGATGCAGATGAAATATGTGCtctggaagaagaaaatttgattgGGAGTGGCAGTACAGGGAGAGTGTATCGCATAGATTTGAAGAAAGGTGGCGGTACAGTAGCTGTAAAGCAACTGTGGAAAGCAGATGGCATGAAGCTTTTGACTGCAGAGATGGACATTTTGGGAAAGATCAGGCACAGAAATATATTGAAGCTTTATGCTTGTTTAGTGAAGGGAGGATCTAGTCTTCTGGTGTTTGAGTACATGCCAAATGGTAATTTGTTTGAAGCTCTTCACAGACAGATTAAAGGTGGGCAGCCAGAATTGGATTGGTACCAGAGGTATAAGATTGCTTTGGGAGCAGCTAGGGGAATTTCTTATCTGCACCATGATTGTTCACCACCTATAATTCATAGAGATATAAAATCAACCAATATTCTGCTCAATAACGATTATGAGCCGAAAGTTGCTGATTTTGGGGTTGCAAAGATTGCAGAGAACTCTCAGAAGGGTTCTGATTACAGCTCCTTGGCTGGCACGCATGGGTATATTGCTCCTG AGCTGGCATATACTCCTAAAGTCAACGAAAAATGCGATGTTTATAGCTTCGGTGTTGTGCTGCTGGAGCTAGTAACTGGTAGGAGACCGATCGAAGAGGACTACGGGGAAGGAAAAGATATTGTTTACTGGGTTTCTACTAACCTCAGTGACCGTGAAAATGTTGTTAAAATTCTAGATGATAAAGTGGCAAATAAATCTGTCCTGGATGACATGATCAAGGTCTTGAAGGTTGCCGTTCTTTGTACTACCAAACTACCATCCTTGCGCCCTACGATGCGGGACGTTATCAAGATGCTTACTGATGCTGATCCCAGCACTTTCAGGTCTCCAAAGAGCAACTCCGACAAAAATGGGAAGCATTTCTCCAGTCATGAGTTACTTATTTAG
- the LOC117615274 gene encoding serine/threonine-protein kinase-like protein CCR4 has translation MAAFWYNSIFLILSFSLVSFFPCSIYSLSTLSISETSNQTLVCALIHPNNQPSFLNCTSFPSGIRIPVDKNASSSFSGIVAGDGFLCSLMSPSSPPNTSILICWRFSANGTNMIRKRIYIGPALKQLVAGNSHVCGLVNGSTSRVECWQWHRFNSNTRNRHSYDFSSISVGENFVCGVSKIGKVTCLGSNSKVVGNEPSWNCSAVSAGFNHACGISSENGSLHCWGDMKGDKPQEKFTSLALGENRSCALRTNGTVVCWGENNFSLPVDLQDTYFVAIEAKRNVFCGVLSSNFSLHCWGSPNFDASNNFTVFESDVKPGPCTRECPSWSNALPGYGRFCEHGYVVCQTHEGNEEPPDQRLFPQSPAPEIEKPPSSSGSKWSKKMVAFLVVGCVGSIAFVLVCCFLAFKFCKIRGSRIHDSGPLEMTQLQGHHSNQGAVAANAAAAVVAGQPVLEKRLSHGVSMGANGASLEEFSLEELLEATSNFSEEHKIGTGSYGSVYYARLTDGRQVAIKRAETSASSSYVGGHARRQEDKDNAFVNELESLSRLNHKNLVRLLGFFEDTKERILVYEYMNNATLHDHLHKLPHSPLVSWAARINVALDAARGVEYLHVYAAPPVIHRDIKSSNILLDDTLHAKVSDFGLSLMGPEDDESHLSLRAAGTFGYMDPEYYRLQQLTTKSDVYSFGVVLLELLSGYNAIHKNENGVPRNVVDFVVPYIVNDEIHRILDPKMPAPNPFEIEAVAYVGYLAADCVSLEGRDRPSMTDIVSSLERALSFCLASVSRSSSTTQSST, from the coding sequence ATGGCTGCCTTTTGGTACAATAGCATCTTTCTGATCCTCAGCTTTTCCTTGGTTTCATTCTTTCCATGTAGCATTTATTCACTCTCCACTCTATCAATCTCTGAGACTTCAAATCAAACATTAGTCTGTGCGCTCATACATCCCAACAACCAGCCTTCCTTTCTCAATTGTACTAGTTTTCCTAGTGGAATTCGAATTCCTGTCGACAAGaatgcttcttcttccttcagtGGTATAGTTGCTGGAGATGGGTTTTTATGCTCGTTGATGTCCCCGTCTTCTCCCCCCAATACTTCAATTTTGATTTGCTGGAGGTTCTCTGCCAATGGTACTAACATGATCCGCAAGCGTATCTACATCGGTCCGGCTCTCAAGCAACTTGTTGCTGGAAATTCCCATGTATGCGGCCTGGTTAATGGGAGTACAAGCCGCGTCGAATGCTGGCAATGGCACAGATTCAATTCAAACACGAGGAATCGACACAGCTATGACTTCTCAAGCATCTCCGTGGGAGAGAATTTTGTATGCGGGGTATCAAAAATTGGGAAAGTTACTTGCTTAGGAAGCAATAGTAAAGTGGTTGGAAACGAGCCTAGCTGGAATTGCAGTGCTGTAAGTGCAGGGTTCAATCATGCTTGTGGCATCTCATCGGAGAATGGTAGCTTGCATTGTTGGGGAGATATGAAGGGTGATAAACCACAAGAGAAATTCACATCTCTGGCCTTGGGAGAGAACCGCAGTTGTGCTCTCAGGACTAATGGAACAGTTGTTTGCTGGGGTGAAAATAACTTCAGCTTGCCTGTGGATCTGCAAGATACTTATTTCGTAGCAATTGAAGCAAAACGAAATGTCTTCTGCGGAGTGCTGTCATCTAATTTTTCCTTGCATTGCTGGGGCAGCCCAAATTTTGATGCCTCAAACAATTTCACGGTGTTCGAGAGTGACGTGAAGCCAGGGCCGTGTACAAGGGAGTGCCCATCATGGAGCAATGCATTACCAGGCTATGGTAGATTTTGTGAACACGGATATGTAGTTTGCCAAACCCATGAAGGGAACGAAGAGCCGCCTGATCAACGACTATTTCCACAGTCACCGGCACCAGAGATCGAGAAGCCCCCATCATCATCAGGGAGTAAATGGAGCAAGAAAATGGTGGCTTTTCTTGTAGTGGGGTGTGTCGGCTCCATAGCTTTCGTTTTGGTATGTTGTTTCTTGGCGTTCAAGTTTTGCAAAATTAGAGGAAGCCGCATTCATGACTCGGGCCCCTTGGAGATGACCCAGTTACAAGGTCATCATAGTAATCAAGGCGCCGTTGCCGCTAATGCTGCCGCAGCTGTAGTGGCAGGGCAGCCGGTGTTGGAGAAGCGGCTGAGCCATGGGGTGAGCATGGGTGCCAATGGGGCTTCTTTGGAGGAATTTTCATTGGAAGAACTTCTAGAAGCCACTTCTAACTTCTCCGAAGAACACAAAATCGGAACAGGCAGCTATGGCTCAGTCTACTACGCCAGATTAACTGACGGCCGCCAAGTGGCCATCAAGCGCGCCGAGACCTCAGCCTCCTCCTCCTACGTCGGTGGACATGCAAGGCGCCAGGAGGACAAAGACAACGCTTTCGTCAACGAGCTCGAATCCCTCTCCCGCCTCAACCACAAGAACCTAGTCCGCTTGCTTGGCTTTTTCGAAGACACAAAAGAGCGCATTTTGGTGTACGAGTACATGAACAACGCCACTCTCCACGACCATCTCCACAAGCTCCCACACTCCCCTCTAGTCTCATGGGCCGCGCGCATCAACGTGGCTCTCGACGCAGCCCGAGGCGTTGAGTACCTCCACGTGTACGCAGCCCCACCAGTCATACACCGTGACATCAAGTCGTCCAACATATTACTGGACGACACATTGCACGCCAAGGTGTCGGACTTCGGGCTATCCTTGATGGGCCCGGAGGACGATGAGTCGCACCTCTCACTCCGGGCAGCCGGTACATTCGGGTACATGGACCCAGAGTACTATCGGCTGCAACAGCTGACCACGAAGAGTGACGTGTACAGCTTTGGAGTGGTGTTGCTAGAGCTGTTGTCGGGTTACAACGCAATTCACAAGAATGAAAACGGGGTGCCAAGAAACGTTGTGGATTTTGTGGTGCCGTACATTGTGAACGATGAGATCCATCGGATATTGGACCCGAAAATGCCCGCCCCGAACCCGTTTGAGATCGAGGCCGTGGCATACGTTGGGTACTTGGCGGCGGATTGTGTAAGTTTGGAAGGAAGGGACAGGCCATCCATGACTGACATAGTGAGTAGCTTGGAAAGAGCGTTGAGTTTTTGCTTGGCAAGCGTTTCTCGCTCTTCTTCCACGACTCAGTCTTCCACGTAG
- the LOC117620189 gene encoding DNA repair protein recA homolog 1, chloroplastic-like, whose amino-acid sequence MRDMREGAICTKSLAESEKQHWLQREATLEETIKQLQKETDLHIQKEIGVYYGTPQATFGGIALKFFASVRLEICSTGKIKSVNGEEVIGVRVHVRVQKSKVILNASKWILYL is encoded by the exons ATGAGAGACATGAGAGAGGGTGCCATTTGCACTAAG TCGTTAGCTGAATCTGAGAAACAACATTGGCTCCAAAGAGAG GCTACCTTAGAAGaaacaatcaaacaattaCAAAAGGAGACGGACTTGCACATACAGAAAGAG ATTGGTGTATACTATGGTACTCCACAAGCGACATTTGGAGGAATTGCATTAAAATTCTTTGCCTCAGTTCGGCTTGAAATATGTTCTACAGGGAAGATAAAGTCT GTAAATGGAGAGGAAGTAATTGGAGTTCGGGTTCATGTAAGAGTGCAAAAGAGCAAGGTAATTTTGAATGCATCAAAATGGATTCTGTATCTATGA
- the LOC117629784 gene encoding adenylate kinase, chloroplastic, with the protein MACNVNVVHQAAMASAIGQPNKPSQRPNASLSAPSNSKPKSCCKLLLSSQSSFISGFSPSRPQTLTPFRSSRAQNFPVVGSAKAEPLRIMISGAPASGKGTQCQLITQKYDLVHVAAGDLLRAEIASGSENGRRAREYMEQGQLVPDEIVVMMVKERLLQPDSKEKGWLLDGYPRSSSQAIALKELGFKPDLFILLEVPEEILVERVVGRRLDPITGKIYHLKYSPPETQEIASRLTQRFDDTEEKVKLRLNTHHQNVEAVLSMYEDITIKVNGSVNKEDVFTQIDSALTQLLDKRQATSESLAA; encoded by the exons atgGCTTGCAATGTAAACGTAGTCCACCAAGCAGCAATGGCGTCAGCCATAGGCCAGCCTAACAAGCCTTCTCAGCGGCCGAACGCATCTCTGTCCGCGCCATCCAATTCAAAGCCCAAATCTTGTTGTAAGCTTCTTTTGTCCTCACAGTCTTCTTTCATTTCCGGTTTCTCTCCCTCTCGTCCTCAAACCCTAACTCCGTTTCGTTCCAGCAGAGCTCAGAATTTCCCG GTTGTGGGGTCTGCCAAGGCAGAGCCGCTGAGAATAATGATATCGGGGGCGCCAGCTTCTGGTAAAGGAACGCAATGCCAGCTCATTACCCAGAAG TATGATTTAGTGCATGTTGCTGCTGGAGATTTACTTAGAGCTGAGATTGCATCTGGGAGTGAAAATGGAAGGCGTGCAAGAGAGTACATGGAACAAGGACAATTGGTTCCAGATGAAATAGTTGTCATG ATGGTGAAGGAGCGTCTATTGCAGCCAGATTCTAAAGAAAAAGGTTGGCTTTTGGATGGATACCCTAGGAGCTCATCGCAAGCAATTGCTCTTAAGGAATTAGGGTTTAAGCCGGATCTTTTCATTCTTCTAGAA GTCCCTGAAGAGATTCTTGTTGAGAGAGTTGTTGGAAGAAGGTTAGATCCTATTACTGGGAAGATATACCATTTAAAGTATTCTCCGCCAGAGACCCAAGAGATTGCGTCAAGGCTCACCCAACGTTTTGATGATACAGAAGAAAAG GTGAAATTGCGATTGAACACTCATCATCAGAATGTGGAGGCCGTACTTTCAATGTATGAAGACATAACAATTAAG gTTAATGGAAGTGTTAACAAGGAGGATGTGTTTACCCAAATTGACAGTGCGCTCACACAACTACTTGATAAAAGACAGGCTACTTCAGAATCTCTGGCAGCATAG
- the LOC117616816 gene encoding F-box protein CPR1-like yields the protein MANSLASKNVGLLRLVEERSLTKKIEEEKKHKREKQVPYLHKDCISNILVRLPLDSLQRSRFVCKPWYNIIKNPKFIDAHLHRSESVLIFLSPFPNESLYPFSVASVPKELPNTVSVELNLLQPKPIPIFNHTTINAPRFSVQFLEFKNDKSKIGEYSLSCSGNIRATCNGLILLDNKLKNGGLVVMNPVTRKLIALPLGTLSRPHDESYGFALIDSTGEYKVVHLFRDELRYVSCEILSLRTKAWREVNGPSFGFFNRFVDGPISAIGGLHWIPQVDRSEYIVSIEVDKEKFHQIPLPRSSRTHDRIVDMGGVLCLVVHEDVNHIDIWILKGFYGEVWTKYHSITVGSIIDMVPLFSLRIKGDIIFKRDEDGSFYVYDFQHQEMRKVEMVEGCIPKSSATYLPHVNSLVSWMEVNLDMCD from the coding sequence ATGGCAAACTCACTAGCAAGCAAGAATGTTGGCTTATTAAGGTTAGTGGAGGAGAGATCATTGACCAAGAAAatagaggaagagaaaaaacaTAAGCGAGAAAAACAAGTTCCTTATCTCCATAAAGATTGTATCTCAAATATCCTTGTGCGACTTCCTCTTGACTCTCTTCAAAGGTCAAGGTTCGTTTGCAAACCTTGGTataacataattaaaaaccccaaattcatTGATGCTCATCTCCATCGCTCTGAATCTGTTTTGATCTTTCTATCACCATTTCCAAATGAAAGTCTATACCCTTTTTCTGTGGCTTCTGTACCAAAAGAGTTGCCAAACACTGTTTCAGTTGAATTAAATCTTCTTCAGCCAAAGCCTATCCCCATTTTCAACCACACAACCATAAACGCTCCAAGGTTTTCTGTCCAGTTTCTGGAATTTAAAAATGATAAGAGCAAGATAGGAGAGTACAGTTTAAGCTGCTCTGGCAATATTAGAGCCACCTGTAACGGTCTAATTCTGCTTGataacaaattgaagaacgGAGGACTAGTAGTCATGAATCCTGTGACTAGGAAGCTGATTGCACTTCCGCTGGGTACTTTATCTCGTCCACATGATGAGTCCTATGGTTTTGCACTGATTGATTCTACTGGTGAATATAAAGTAGTCCACTTGTTTCGGGATGAGTTGAGGTATGTCAGCTGTGAGATTTTGAGTCTTCGGACAAAAGCATGGAGAGAAGTCAATGGTCCTTCGTTTGGGTTCTTTAATAGGTTTGTAGATGGACCTATTTCAGCAATTGGAGGTCTGCACTGGATTCCTCAAGTTGACCGTAGCGAATACATAGTGTCTATTGAAGTTGATAAGGAGAAGTTTCACCAAATTCCACTCCCAAGAAGTAGCAGAACTCATGATAGGATTGTTGACATGGGTGGCGTTTTGTGTCTTGTCGTTCATGAGGACGTGAACCATATTGACATTTGGATCTTGAAGGGTTTCTATGGAGAAGTCTGGACGAAGTATCACAGTATCACCGTGGGTTCCATAATAGACATGGTTCCCCTTTTTAGTTTAAGAATCAAGGGTGACATTATTTTCAAGCGAGACGAAGATGGTTCCTTTTATGTTTATGACTTCCAGCATCAAGAGATGAGAAAGGTTGAGATGGTAGAAGGATGTATACCGAAGTCTTCTGCAACATACCTGCCTCATGTCAACAGCCTTGTTTCATGGATGGAAGTGAATCTGGACATGTGTGACTGA
- the LOC117636767 gene encoding hydroxypyruvate reductase isoform X1, which translates to MTLLLCESVKQEQATTSSSLPLLNLMVLRSRLLAKAISRTSTYHRLMSCSANILGKVERMVDNDEKKITRVLFCGPHFPASHTYTREYLKEYPFVQVDDVPLDDVAGVIQNYNICIVKTMKFDSILLSHAEKMKLIMQYGVGLEGVDIDSATEFGIKVARIPSHVTGNAASCAEMAIYLMLGLLRKQNEMQIAIKQRKVGDPIGDMLLGKTVFILGFGNIGIDLAKRLRPFGVKIIATKRSWATHSLVSCLSNVQNGPVNDFVDEKGGHEDIHKFASKADIVVCCLCLNSDTVGVVNKPFISSMRKGSLLVNIARGGLLDYEAVSYYLESGHLGGLGIDVAWTEPFDPDDPILKFSNVLITPHVAGVTEYSYRSMSKVVGDVAIQLHEGRPLTGIEFVN; encoded by the exons ATGACTCTTTTGTTGTGCGAGTCCGTGAAGCAGGAGCAGGCAACCACGTCATCGAGCCTGCCCCTTCTCAATTTAATGGTTTTGAGATCGAGGCTCTTGGCAAAGGCCATTAGTCGAACCAGCACATATCATCG TCTAATGTCCTGCAGTGCAAATATCTTGGGGAAGGTTGAGAGAATGGTTGACAacgatgagaagaaaattaccCGTGTTCTGTTTTGTGGGCCACATTTTCCTGCTTCTCATACCTACACAAGAGAATATTTGAAGGAGTACCCCTTTGTCCAG GTAGATGATGTTCCCCTTGATGACGTGGCTGGTGTTatccaaaattataatatcTGTATAGTGAAAACCATGAAGTTCGATTcaattcttctctctcatgCAGAAAAGATGAAGCTTATAATGCAGTATGGTGTTGGCCTGGAAG GGGTTGACATTGATTCTGCAACTGAGTTTGGAATCAAAGTCGCTAGGATTCCGAGTCATGTAACTGGAAACGCAGCATCATGTGCAGAAATGGCGATTTATCTGATGCTGGGCCTTTTACGAAAGCAA AATGAGATGCAAATTGCTATAAAGCAGAGAAAGGTTGGAGACCCAATTGGTGACATGCTACTTGGAAAAACa GTCTTCATTCTAGGTTTTGGAAATATTGGAATCGACCTGGCAAAGCGCTTGAGACCGTTTGGTGTGAAAATTATTGCCACGAAACGGAGTTGGGCCACACATTCACTAGTTTCTTGTCTATCAAATG TTCAAAATGGTCCCGTCAATGATTTTGTTGATGAGAAGGGCGGCCATGAAGATATCCACAAGTTTGCAAGCAAAGCGGACATTGTTGTTTGTTGCTTGTGTTTAAACAGTGACACT GTTGGCGTCGTAAACAAGCCATTTATATCTTCTATGAGAAAG gGTTCCCTTTTGGTAAATATTGCCCGAGGGGGTCTCCTGGACTATGAAGCTGTTTCGTATTACTTAGAGTCTGGCCACTTAGGTGGTTTAGGGATTGATGTTGCTTGGACAGAGCCTTTTGATCCTGATGATCCAATTTTGAAGTTCAGCAATGTTCTCATCACACCTCATGTGGCAGGAGTTACTGAGTATTCTTACAGATCCATGTCCAAG GTCGTTGGTGATGTCGCCATTCAACTCCATGAAGGGAGGCCCTTGACTGGAATTGAGTTTGTCAACTGA
- the LOC117636767 gene encoding hydroxypyruvate reductase isoform X2, which yields MKLIMQYGVGLEGVDIDSATEFGIKVARIPSHVTGNAASCAEMAIYLMLGLLRKQNEMQIAIKQRKVGDPIGDMLLGKTVFILGFGNIGIDLAKRLRPFGVKIIATKRSWATHSLVSCLSNVQNGPVNDFVDEKGGHEDIHKFASKADIVVCCLCLNSDTVGVVNKPFISSMRKGSLLVNIARGGLLDYEAVSYYLESGHLGGLGIDVAWTEPFDPDDPILKFSNVLITPHVAGVTEYSYRSMSKVVGDVAIQLHEGRPLTGIEFVN from the exons ATGAAGCTTATAATGCAGTATGGTGTTGGCCTGGAAG GGGTTGACATTGATTCTGCAACTGAGTTTGGAATCAAAGTCGCTAGGATTCCGAGTCATGTAACTGGAAACGCAGCATCATGTGCAGAAATGGCGATTTATCTGATGCTGGGCCTTTTACGAAAGCAA AATGAGATGCAAATTGCTATAAAGCAGAGAAAGGTTGGAGACCCAATTGGTGACATGCTACTTGGAAAAACa GTCTTCATTCTAGGTTTTGGAAATATTGGAATCGACCTGGCAAAGCGCTTGAGACCGTTTGGTGTGAAAATTATTGCCACGAAACGGAGTTGGGCCACACATTCACTAGTTTCTTGTCTATCAAATG TTCAAAATGGTCCCGTCAATGATTTTGTTGATGAGAAGGGCGGCCATGAAGATATCCACAAGTTTGCAAGCAAAGCGGACATTGTTGTTTGTTGCTTGTGTTTAAACAGTGACACT GTTGGCGTCGTAAACAAGCCATTTATATCTTCTATGAGAAAG gGTTCCCTTTTGGTAAATATTGCCCGAGGGGGTCTCCTGGACTATGAAGCTGTTTCGTATTACTTAGAGTCTGGCCACTTAGGTGGTTTAGGGATTGATGTTGCTTGGACAGAGCCTTTTGATCCTGATGATCCAATTTTGAAGTTCAGCAATGTTCTCATCACACCTCATGTGGCAGGAGTTACTGAGTATTCTTACAGATCCATGTCCAAG GTCGTTGGTGATGTCGCCATTCAACTCCATGAAGGGAGGCCCTTGACTGGAATTGAGTTTGTCAACTGA